Proteins co-encoded in one Campylobacter jejuni genomic window:
- the trmD gene encoding tRNA (guanosine(37)-N1)-methyltransferase TrmD: MKFSFVSLFPNLMEFYFQDSILARAKEKKLFKLNFYNPRDFSKNSYHKVDDYKIGGGAGLLMQAEPMYEVLRSIQEKKENPYFIFLNPSGKTFNQKDAKRLSKKEHIVFVCGRYEGIDERVLEIFANEVFSIGDFILTGGELPALVMCDAILRNVNGVLGNMESLEEESFENNLLEAPAFSKPFIFEKKNKKFYTPSEFLKGNHARIASLKITLASCKTKFFRPDLFLEHERKK; this comes from the coding sequence ATGAAATTTAGTTTCGTTTCTTTGTTCCCTAATCTTATGGAATTTTACTTTCAAGATTCTATACTTGCAAGAGCAAAAGAAAAAAAACTTTTCAAACTTAATTTTTATAATCCTAGAGATTTTTCTAAAAATTCTTATCATAAAGTCGATGATTATAAAATAGGTGGCGGAGCTGGACTTTTGATGCAAGCTGAACCTATGTATGAGGTGCTAAGAAGTATTCAAGAAAAAAAAGAAAATCCCTATTTTATTTTTTTAAATCCAAGTGGTAAAACCTTTAATCAAAAAGACGCCAAACGCTTAAGTAAAAAAGAACATATAGTTTTTGTATGCGGGCGCTATGAAGGTATAGATGAAAGAGTGCTTGAAATTTTTGCGAATGAAGTTTTTAGCATAGGGGATTTTATTTTAACAGGAGGAGAATTACCTGCGCTTGTAATGTGTGATGCGATTTTAAGAAATGTTAACGGGGTTTTAGGAAATATGGAAAGTTTGGAAGAAGAAAGCTTTGAAAATAATTTACTCGAAGCACCTGCTTTTTCAAAACCTTTTATTTTTGAGAAAAAAAATAAAAAATTTTATACTCCTTCAGAGTTTTTAAAGGGTAATCACGCTAGAATTGCAAGTTTAAAAATTACTTTGGCGTCTTGCAAAACGAAATTTTTTCGTCCAGATTTATTTTTAGAGCATGAACGCAAAAAATAA
- the rplS gene encoding 50S ribosomal protein L19: MKNKYIEQFEAKQIEGKNVPDFRAGDTLKLAIRIKEGDKTRIQNFEGICIARRGNGVSETFIVRKMGANNVGVERIFPIYSESLESITVLRRGRVRRARLFYLRDRRGKAARIKELKK, encoded by the coding sequence ATGAAAAATAAATATATAGAACAATTTGAAGCAAAACAAATTGAAGGTAAAAATGTTCCAGATTTTCGTGCTGGTGATACTTTAAAGCTTGCAATTCGCATCAAAGAAGGGGATAAAACAAGAATCCAAAATTTTGAGGGTATTTGTATTGCTAGAAGAGGTAATGGCGTAAGTGAAACTTTTATCGTGCGTAAAATGGGTGCTAATAATGTTGGCGTTGAGAGAATTTTCCCTATTTATAGTGAAAGTTTAGAAAGTATTACTGTTTTGCGTCGTGGTCGTGTACGCCGTGCAAGATTATTCTACTTAAGAGATAGACGCGGTAAAGCAGCGCGTATTAAAGAGCTTAAAAAATAA
- the uraH gene encoding hydroxyisourate hydrolase produces MFSIKKTLLILASVPMFLSATEYQLSTHVLDITSGQPAPKVKVELYKLEANQQWKKVSEEFTEENGRIGDLLPYEKAENRTFGIYKLKFFTKDYYTSHKINTFYPFVEVSFELSKDRKHYHVPITLSPFGYSTYRGS; encoded by the coding sequence ATGTTTTCTATTAAAAAAACTTTATTAATATTAGCAAGCGTGCCAATGTTTTTGAGTGCTACTGAATATCAATTAAGTACTCATGTCTTGGATATTACTTCTGGACAACCTGCTCCTAAAGTAAAAGTTGAGCTTTATAAGTTGGAAGCAAATCAACAGTGGAAAAAAGTAAGTGAAGAATTTACCGAAGAAAATGGTAGAATAGGAGATTTATTACCATATGAAAAAGCTGAAAATAGGACTTTTGGAATTTATAAGCTTAAATTTTTCACAAAAGACTATTACACATCACACAAAATAAATACTTTTTATCCTTTTGTAGAGGTAAGTTTTGAGCTTTCTAAAGATCGAAAACATTATCATGTTCCAATAACCCTTTCTCCTTTTGGTTATTCAACTTATAGAGGAAGCTGA
- a CDS encoding class II 3-deoxy-7-phosphoheptulonate synthase translates to MWTKNSWKNYPIKQQPIYPDQEEMNRVLARLEKLPPLVFAGEVRNLQKSLARVCKKEAFLLQGGDCAESFENFGAVNIRDMFKILLQMAIVLTFAGGCPVVKIGRIAGQFAKPRSSDFEELNGISLPSYRGDIINGFEFSEQARIPDPHRMLEAYYQSATTLNLLRGFAKGGLADLHGVHRWNLGFLKKSELHKQYTDISEKISQALAFMEACGINTSNTPSLREVSVYTSHEALLLPYEEALTRVDSLSGEIYDCSAHMLWIGERTRALDEAHVHFLRGVKNPLGVKIGPSASADDIIALANVLNPNNEEGRLNIIIRMGADKIINNLPKIFSKLKSEGLNLVYSIDPMHGNTVKAGNFKTREFDKIMQEVRSFFEIAISEGVYPGGVHLEMTGKDVTECTGGASNVTAQSLEDRYETQCDPRLNADQALELAFLIADLVKKARK, encoded by the coding sequence ATGTGGACTAAGAATTCTTGGAAAAACTATCCTATAAAACAGCAACCTATCTATCCAGATCAAGAGGAAATGAATAGAGTTTTAGCAAGACTTGAGAAACTTCCTCCTTTGGTTTTTGCTGGAGAAGTGAGAAATCTTCAAAAGTCTTTAGCAAGAGTTTGTAAAAAAGAAGCTTTTTTACTTCAAGGTGGAGATTGTGCTGAAAGCTTTGAAAATTTTGGTGCTGTAAATATCCGTGATATGTTTAAAATTTTACTTCAAATGGCTATAGTGCTTACATTTGCCGGTGGATGTCCTGTTGTAAAAATTGGTCGTATTGCAGGGCAGTTTGCCAAGCCAAGAAGTAGTGATTTTGAAGAGTTAAATGGTATAAGTCTTCCTAGTTATCGTGGTGATATTATTAATGGTTTTGAATTTAGCGAACAAGCACGCATTCCTGATCCACATAGAATGCTTGAAGCTTATTATCAAAGTGCAACAACGCTAAATTTGTTGCGTGGATTTGCTAAGGGTGGTTTAGCAGATTTGCATGGAGTACATCGTTGGAATTTGGGCTTTTTAAAAAAGAGTGAACTTCATAAGCAATATACTGATATCAGTGAAAAAATTTCACAAGCTTTAGCTTTTATGGAAGCTTGTGGAATTAATACAAGTAATACTCCAAGCCTAAGAGAAGTTAGTGTTTATACTTCACATGAAGCTTTGCTTTTGCCTTATGAAGAAGCTTTAACTAGAGTGGATAGTTTAAGTGGGGAAATTTACGATTGTTCAGCTCATATGCTTTGGATAGGCGAAAGAACAAGGGCACTTGATGAAGCTCATGTACATTTTTTAAGAGGAGTAAAAAATCCTTTAGGGGTTAAAATAGGACCTAGTGCAAGTGCAGATGATATCATAGCTTTAGCAAATGTTTTAAATCCAAATAATGAAGAAGGAAGATTAAATATTATTATCCGCATGGGTGCAGATAAAATTATCAATAATTTGCCAAAAATTTTCTCTAAACTTAAAAGTGAAGGTTTAAATTTAGTATATAGCATAGATCCTATGCATGGAAATACAGTAAAAGCAGGTAATTTTAAAACACGTGAGTTTGATAAAATCATGCAAGAAGTGAGATCTTTTTTTGAGATTGCAATAAGCGAAGGAGTTTATCCAGGTGGGGTGCATCTTGAAATGACTGGGAAAGATGTAACAGAATGCACAGGTGGTGCAAGCAATGTTACTGCTCAAAGCTTGGAAGATCGTTATGAGACTCAATGCGATCCAAGACTTAATGCGGATCAAGCATTAGAACTTGCTTTTTTAATCGCAGATTTGGTAAAAAAGGCTAGAAAATGA
- a CDS encoding ArsC/Spx/MgsR family protein, whose translation MKLYGIKNCNSVKKAMDALTQKGIVFDFMDIKKINQDILYTWLKQKSFEELINTAGLTSKKLGLNKEKVKNLNEKELEKIVLENPSCIKRPIIEYEQNIYIGKEYEKIL comes from the coding sequence ATGAAACTTTATGGTATTAAAAATTGTAATTCTGTAAAAAAAGCTATGGATGCTTTAACACAAAAAGGCATTGTGTTTGATTTTATGGATATTAAAAAGATTAATCAAGATATTTTATACACATGGTTAAAACAAAAATCTTTTGAAGAACTTATCAATACTGCTGGATTAACTTCTAAAAAACTTGGTTTAAACAAAGAAAAAGTTAAAAATTTAAATGAAAAAGAACTTGAAAAAATTGTATTAGAAAATCCAAGTTGTATTAAGCGTCCTATTATCGAGTATGAGCAAAACATATATATTGGTAAGGAATATGAGAAAATATTATGA
- a CDS encoding SelT/SelW/SelH family (seleno)protein: MKVKIAYCNLUNYRPQAARVAEELQSDFKDVEVEFEIGGRGDFIVEVDGKVIFSKTQLINCESERFPYQNEINQLIKNRV, from the coding sequence ATGAAAGTAAAAATTGCTTATTGCAATCTTTGAAATTATCGCCCACAAGCTGCAAGGGTTGCAGAAGAACTACAAAGCGATTTCAAAGATGTTGAAGTAGAATTTGAAATTGGCGGCAGAGGTGATTTTATCGTTGAAGTAGACGGAAAAGTTATCTTCTCTAAAACACAACTTATTAATTGCGAAAGTGAAAGATTTCCATATCAAAATGAAATTAATCAATTAATAAAAAATAGAGTGTAA
- the dnaE gene encoding DNA polymerase III subunit alpha, whose protein sequence is MSQFTHLHLHTEYSLLDGANKLKELALTLKEQGATSVAMTDHGNMFGAIDFYQTMKAQGLKPIIGMEAYLHNHDELDDKSSRQRFHLCLYAKNEIGYQNLMYLSSQSYIKGLYYYPRINKKLLEDYSEGLICSSACLQGEVNWHLNTYSERNVRFGAKGYEAAKEAALWYKKVFKDDFYFEIMRHGIGDQRMIDDDIIRLSKELNIKIIATNDTHYTFKERAAAHEVFMCIAMGKKLNDPDRMRHSVHEFYVKSPEQMSELFADIPEAIENTQEIAQKCNLELNLGNPTPPNFKFTREYAKDHNIILPEETKEFSFDNDDIVFEELCKKGLEERLKFIDESKHEEYKQRLEVEINIIKNMKFSGYMLIVHDFIKVAKDKGIPVGPGRGSAAGSLVSYCLRITDLDPIPYSLLFERFLNPERVSMPDIDVDFCQDRRAEVIDYVIDKYGADKVAQVITFGKLLAKGVIRDVARVCDMSIQDADELAKLVPEELKITLDAAYEKEPKIKEFIDRHPKGPEVWEYARALEGLNRNAGMHAAGVVISNESLWKKTPLFRQSKNDERHLVTQYSKDHLEDVDLIKFDFLGLKTLTVINNAIKLIKKRYNKDIIWETIDVNDSKVYKTIQSGNTLGIFQIESGGMQSLNARLKPERFEDIIAVLALYRPGPMESGMLDDFIDRKHGLKSIEYPFDSLEKVLEPTYGIIVYQEQVMQIVQIVGGFSLGGADVVRRAMGKKDPEKMKKLKTDFADGAEKQGYDRAKAEDLWELIVKFAGYGFNKSHSAAYALITFQTAYLKTYYPSEFMAALLTSEENNVDKIAVYIDEMKKINIKLLPPSINKAIREFSALEQDGKDAIIYGLGAIKSVGIPAVENLLEARQDGEFKDINDFLGKIDPTKINRRTLESLIKAGAFDEFGFTRKALFDNMENLSEASRKMAEVRKNAASSLFGEEELTSGVQVNFTPKNEEFEVMEKLGYEKEILGIYVSGHPLDRFYEQINAIDYVKSLDFESLKNNGEILSIGKIEDFKSMMSKNNKRYGRIEILDYYSSFDATVFESNVEEIENIIKDENLKNNAYGFVLGFKAEGGEKPSFFLKAIKDLQSLEDGEIKAIKKFGAKKDFKNKEENHFTAEPKEFEKNIIELDLTRLNRELIYEIHEIARNAHNPNEKNNKKLVLKVISAGSCLLYHTDFIISDSIVEEISNKYA, encoded by the coding sequence ATGAGTCAATTTACACACTTGCATTTACATACAGAATATTCTTTGCTTGATGGAGCTAATAAGCTTAAAGAATTAGCTTTGACTTTAAAAGAGCAGGGTGCTACAAGTGTGGCTATGACAGATCATGGAAATATGTTTGGGGCAATTGATTTTTATCAAACAATGAAAGCACAAGGTTTAAAACCTATCATTGGTATGGAAGCGTATTTACATAATCACGATGAATTAGATGATAAAAGTTCTCGTCAGCGTTTTCACCTTTGTTTGTATGCAAAAAATGAGATCGGATATCAAAATTTAATGTATTTAAGTTCTCAAAGTTATATTAAAGGTTTGTATTATTATCCGCGTATCAATAAAAAGCTTTTGGAAGATTATAGCGAAGGTCTTATTTGTTCTTCTGCTTGCTTGCAAGGTGAAGTAAATTGGCACTTAAATACTTATAGTGAAAGAAATGTGCGTTTTGGTGCAAAAGGCTATGAAGCAGCAAAAGAAGCAGCATTATGGTATAAAAAAGTTTTTAAAGATGATTTTTATTTTGAAATCATGCGTCATGGTATAGGTGATCAAAGAATGATAGATGATGATATTATCAGACTTTCTAAAGAATTAAATATAAAAATCATTGCTACAAATGATACGCATTATACTTTTAAAGAAAGAGCGGCTGCCCATGAGGTTTTTATGTGTATAGCTATGGGAAAAAAACTTAATGACCCTGATAGAATGCGTCATAGTGTGCATGAATTTTATGTTAAAAGCCCTGAGCAAATGAGTGAGCTTTTTGCAGATATTCCAGAAGCTATAGAAAATACACAAGAAATCGCGCAAAAATGTAATTTAGAGCTTAATCTTGGCAATCCCACTCCACCGAATTTTAAATTTACAAGAGAATATGCTAAAGATCATAATATTATCTTACCTGAAGAAACAAAAGAATTTAGCTTTGATAATGATGACATAGTTTTTGAAGAACTTTGTAAAAAGGGACTTGAAGAGAGATTAAAATTTATCGATGAAAGCAAGCATGAAGAATACAAACAAAGACTTGAAGTAGAAATTAACATCATTAAAAATATGAAATTTTCAGGTTATATGCTTATTGTTCATGATTTTATTAAAGTGGCTAAAGATAAAGGTATTCCAGTAGGCCCTGGAAGAGGATCAGCTGCAGGAAGTTTGGTTTCTTATTGTTTAAGGATTACGGATTTAGATCCTATTCCTTATAGTCTACTTTTTGAGCGTTTTTTAAATCCTGAGCGTGTGAGCATGCCTGATATTGATGTGGATTTTTGTCAAGACAGACGTGCTGAAGTGATTGACTATGTGATTGATAAATATGGAGCGGATAAGGTTGCACAGGTGATTACCTTTGGTAAACTTTTGGCTAAAGGGGTGATACGTGATGTGGCTAGAGTTTGTGATATGAGTATTCAAGATGCTGATGAGCTTGCTAAACTTGTGCCTGAAGAGCTTAAAATCACTCTTGATGCTGCTTATGAAAAAGAACCTAAAATCAAAGAATTTATTGATCGTCATCCTAAAGGTCCTGAAGTTTGGGAGTATGCAAGAGCTTTAGAAGGATTAAATCGCAATGCGGGTATGCACGCAGCAGGTGTTGTAATTTCTAATGAAAGTTTATGGAAGAAAACTCCGCTTTTTAGACAAAGTAAAAATGATGAAAGACATTTGGTAACGCAGTATTCTAAAGATCATTTAGAAGATGTGGATTTGATAAAATTTGACTTTTTAGGTCTTAAAACCTTAACAGTAATCAATAATGCGATCAAGCTTATTAAAAAGCGTTACAATAAAGACATTATTTGGGAAACTATAGATGTAAATGATAGCAAAGTTTATAAAACCATACAAAGTGGAAATACTTTGGGAATTTTTCAAATCGAATCAGGCGGTATGCAAAGCTTAAATGCACGCTTAAAACCAGAGCGTTTTGAAGATATCATTGCGGTTCTTGCGCTTTATCGTCCAGGCCCTATGGAATCAGGAATGCTTGATGATTTTATCGACAGAAAGCATGGTTTAAAAAGTATAGAATATCCTTTTGACAGTTTAGAAAAGGTTTTAGAGCCTACTTATGGGATTATTGTTTATCAAGAACAGGTTATGCAAATTGTTCAAATTGTAGGTGGCTTTTCTTTAGGAGGTGCTGATGTAGTGCGTCGTGCTATGGGTAAAAAAGATCCTGAGAAGATGAAAAAGCTTAAAACTGATTTTGCAGATGGAGCAGAAAAACAAGGATATGATAGAGCAAAAGCTGAGGATTTATGGGAGCTTATCGTAAAATTTGCAGGATATGGTTTTAATAAATCTCACTCTGCGGCTTATGCGTTGATTACTTTTCAAACAGCTTATTTAAAAACTTATTATCCTAGTGAATTTATGGCAGCGCTTTTAACAAGCGAAGAAAACAATGTGGATAAAATTGCTGTTTATATTGATGAGATGAAAAAAATAAATATTAAACTTTTACCTCCATCGATTAACAAAGCGATCCGTGAATTTAGTGCTTTAGAGCAAGATGGCAAGGATGCTATTATATACGGACTTGGGGCTATAAAAAGTGTGGGTATTCCTGCAGTTGAAAATTTACTTGAAGCAAGACAAGATGGAGAATTTAAGGATATTAATGATTTCTTAGGTAAGATAGATCCTACCAAAATAAACCGTAGAACATTAGAAAGTCTTATTAAGGCAGGGGCTTTTGATGAGTTTGGTTTTACTAGAAAAGCTTTGTTTGATAATATGGAAAATCTTAGCGAAGCATCGCGTAAAATGGCTGAAGTAAGAAAAAATGCTGCAAGTTCTCTTTTTGGTGAAGAGGAATTAACTTCAGGTGTTCAAGTAAATTTTACTCCCAAAAATGAAGAATTTGAAGTGATGGAAAAATTAGGATATGAAAAAGAAATTTTAGGAATTTATGTTTCAGGCCATCCTTTAGATCGATTTTATGAACAAATTAATGCCATAGATTATGTTAAAAGTTTAGATTTTGAAAGTTTAAAAAACAATGGAGAAATTTTAAGTATAGGTAAAATTGAAGATTTCAAATCCATGATGAGTAAAAATAATAAGCGTTATGGTAGAATTGAAATTTTGGATTATTATTCTTCGTTTGATGCTACTGTATTTGAAAGCAATGTAGAAGAAATAGAAAACATCATCAAAGATGAAAATTTAAAAAATAATGCCTATGGTTTTGTATTGGGATTTAAAGCTGAGGGAGGGGAGAAGCCTAGCTTTTTTTTAAAGGCAATTAAAGATTTACAAAGTCTTGAAGATGGCGAGATTAAAGCTATAAAAAAATTTGGAGCAAAAAAAGATTTCAAAAATAAAGAAGAAAATCATTTTACCGCAGAACCTAAGGAATTTGAAAAAAATATCATAGAGCTAGATTTGACAAGATTAAATAGAGAATTAATCTATGAAATTCATGAAATTGCTAGAAATGCACATAATCCTAATGAAAAAAATAATAAAAAACTTGTTTTAAAAGTTATTAGCGCGGGATCTTGCTTGCTTTATCATACAGATTTTATTATCTCTGATAGTATAGTAGAAGAAATTTCTAATAAATATGCTTAA